The following are encoded together in the Syngnathus typhle isolate RoL2023-S1 ecotype Sweden linkage group LG5, RoL_Styp_1.0, whole genome shotgun sequence genome:
- the vps33a gene encoding vacuolar protein sorting-associated protein 33A — protein MAAHLSYGRVNLNILREAARKELREFLDKCAGSKAIVWDEYLTGPFGLIAQYSLLKEHEVEKMFTLKSGRLPSADVKNIIFFVRPRLELMDIIAENVFSEDKMHSTRDFHILFVPRRSMLCEQRLKEQGVLGSFINIDEYILDLIPYDGDLLSMEYESAFRECYLENDQTSLYHTAKGLMTLQALYGTIPQIYGKGECARHVANMMLRMKREFAGIQNQILPVFDTLLLLDRNVDLLTPLATQLTYEGLIDEIYGINNGNVKLPPEKFAQKKQGEASKDLPTEPKKLQLNSAEELYAEIRDKNFNAVGAALSKKAKIISAAFEERHNAKTVGEIKQFVSQLPHMQAARSSLANHTSIAELIKDITTSEAFFDNLTVEQEFMTGVDTDKVNTYIEDRIAQKDPLIKILRLVCMQSVCNNGLKQKVLDYYKREILQTYGYEHILTLNNLEKGGLLKPQTSSRNNYPTIRKTLKLWMEDANEQNPNDISYVYSGYAPLSIRLTQVLARPGWRSIEEVLKMLPGPHFEERQQLPPGLHKKRQQGENRTTLVFFLGGVTYAEIAALRFLSQMEDSGMEYVIATTKLLNGASWIKSLMDRPEAQMH, from the exons ATGGCCGCCCACTTGTCATACGGGAGAGTCAATTTAAACATTTTGAGAGAAGCAGCACGAAAAGAGCTAAGGGAGTTCTTGGACAAGTGTGCGGGAAGCAAG GCCATAGTTTGGGATGAATATTTGACTGGCCCTTTTGGACTAATAGCACAATACTCTCTACTGAAG GAGCATGAAGTGGAAAAGATGTTCACCCTCAAGAGCGGTCGGCTCCCCTCTGCCGATGTCAAAAACATCATCTTCTTTGTCCGCCCCCGACTAGAGCTCATGGATATTATCGCTGAAAATGTATTCAG TGAAGATAAGATGCATTCGACGCGTGACTTCCACATCCTGTTTGTACCCCGGCGGAGCATGTTGTGCGAACAAAGGCTGAAGGAGCAGGGTGTGCTGGGCTCCTTCATCAACATTGATGAGTATATCCTGGACCTGATACCCTATGATGGTGACCTGCTGTCCATGGAATATGAAAGTGCCTTTAGG GAGTGCTATTTGGAAAATGACCAAACAAGCCTTTACCACACAGCCAAGGGCCTTATGACCTTACAGGCATTGTATGGCACTATTCCACAAATTTACGGGAAAGGAGAGTGTGCACGG CATGTTGCCAACATGATGCTGAGGATGAAGAGGGAGTTTGCAGGTATTCAGAATCAGATCCTGCCCGTGTTTGACACACTGCTTCTCTTGGACCGGAATGTAGACCTGTTAACTCCTCTGGCTACACAGCTCACATACGAAGGTCTCATTGATGAGATCTACGGAATCAATAACG GTAATGTCAAGTTGCCACCCGAGAAGTTTGCCCAGAAAAAACAAGGCGAAGCGAGTAAAGATTTGCCCACAGAGCCCAAGAAGTTGCAACTCAACTCAGCAGAGGAACTTTATGCCGAAATCCGTGACAAAAACTTCAACGCTGTTGGAGCGGCACTCAGTAAAAAGGCCAAAATTATTTCTGCTGCATTTGAG GAACGCCACAATGCGAAGACAGTGGGTGAAATTAAGCAGTTTGTGTCCCAGTTGCCTCATATGCAGGCAGCGCGGAGCTCCCTGGCTAACCACACATCCATTGCAGAACTCATTAAGGACATCACAA CATCCGAAGCTTTCTTTGATAACCTAACAGTGGAGCAGGAGTTCATGACTGGAGTTGACACAGACAAG GTAAACACATACATTGAAGACAGGATTGCCCAAAAAGATCCCCTCATCAAGATTCTGCGCCTCGTGTGTATGCAGTCTGTCTGTAACAACGGCCTTAAACAGAAGGTCCTTGACTACTACAAGCGAGAGATTCTCCAG ACCTATGGCTATGAGCACATCCTGACACTGAACAACCTAGAGAAAGGAGGTCTTCTGAAGCCACAGACCAGTTCAAGGAATAATTACCCTACCATTAGAAAAACCCTTAAACTGTGGATGGAGGATGCAAACGAACAA AACCCCAACGACATCTCGTACGTATACAGCGGCTACGCTCCATTAAGCATCCGACTCACCCAAGTCTTGGCCAGGCCAGGCTGGCGGAGCATCGAGGAGGTGCTGAAGATGCTCCCAGGTCCACATTTCGAGGAGCGCCAGCAGCTGCCTCCTGGACTCCACAAAAAAC GCCAGCAGGGGGAGAACAGGACGACACTGGTGTTTTTCTTGGGAGGAGTGACGTATGCCGAAATAGCGGCTCTCCGTTTCCTTTCTCAAATGGAGGACAGCGGAATGGAATATGTTATAGCTACAACCAAACTCCTCAACGGCGCATCTTGGATCAAATCTCTCATGGACAGACCTGAAGCTCAGATGCATTGA
- the LOC133154843 gene encoding rabphilin-3A-like: MTDTVMSSSSDRWAPNDRQRTMHASDKEQGNWTMQSGPAPGSTPDLTDEEKEIINGVIARAEKMEAMEQERIGRLINRLDDMKKTVCGDGLSRCVLCGEQLGTPGVSSVVCEDCKKNMCTKCGTQCGSRPRAVWLCKICREQREVWKRSGAWFFKGFPKQVLPSPMPLSKPKEQPAQEIDSKPREEATQHQQPGAELKGRGGYPPVAPKPSVVRMATGSAGPEEAEQGSPVVMKRMVPVQSSRPQPVVTPSVAPQGQVGREGGAYSSGAVPSEQRAPPAVREDRRQPAAYTAPPARHQPPPAAEEEEANDYDSDEATTLGSLEFSLMYDQESNSLHCSILKAKGLKPMDSNGLADPYVKLHLLPGASKSTKLRTKTLRNTRNPAWNETLTYHGLTDDDMQRKTLRLSVCDEDKFGHNEFIGETRVALKKLKMNQKKNFNVCLERVVPTKRTATAGGARGIALYEDESAKDGGEVEERGRILISLMYSTQLNRLLVGVVRCVHLAAMDANGYSDPYVKIVLKPDMGKKGKCKTQIKKRTLNPEFNEEFSFDIKHSELAKKTLDVSVWDYDIGKSNDYIGGCQLGITAKGERLKHWYECLKNKDKRIERWHTLMNENHTASD; this comes from the exons ATGACTGACACGGTGATGAGCAGTAGCTCGGATCGCTGGGCGCCCAACGACAGGCAGAGAACCATGCACGCTAG TGATAAAGAACA GGGCAATTGGACCATGCAGTCAGGCCCGGCTCCTGGTTCTACTCCAGATCTGAcggatgaagaaaaagaaattataAATGGTGTGATTGCACGAGCTGAGAAAATGGAGGCCATGGAGCAAGAGAGGATTGG GCGCTTAATAAACCGCCTGGATGACATGAAGAAGACTGTGTGTGGGGATGGACTGTCTCGCTGTGTGCTGTGTGGGGAGCAGCTGGGTACACCCGGGGTCAGCTCGGTGGTGTGTGAGGACTGCAAAAAG AACATGTGTACTAAGTGCGGTACCCAGTGCGGCAGCAGGCCCCGTGCTGTGTGGCTGTGCAAAATCTGCAGAGAACAGCGAGAG GTGTGGAAACGGTCTGGTGCCTGGTTCTTTAAAGGATTCCCCAAACAAGTCCTTCCTTCACCCATGCCATTATCTAAACCAAAAGAGCAGCCTGCCCAGGAAATAGACTCCAAACCCAGAGAGGAGGCAACTCAGCATCAACAACCTG GAGCAGAGCTCAAAGGCCGTGGTGGTTACCCACCTGTGGCCCCTAAGCCATCAGTTGTGCGCATGGCCACAGGCAGTGCTGGCCCTGAAGAAGCAGAGCAGGGAAGCCCGGTTGTGATGAAGAGGATGGTGCCCGTTCAGAGCTCCAGACCGCAGCCCGTTGTGACGCCATCTGTGGCTCCACAGG GTCAGGTGGGACGTGAAGGAGGTGCTTACTCTTCTGGTGCAGTCCCTTCAGAGCAAAGAGCACCTCCTGCAGTACGAGAGGACAGAAGACAGCCTGCCGcttacactgctcctcctgcccGACATCAACCTCCCCCCGcggcggaggaagaggaggccaaCGACTATGATTCCGATGAAGCCA CCACTCTGGGCTCTCTGGAGTTCAGTCTGATGTATGACCAGGAAAGCAACAGCCTTCATTGTAGCATTCTCAAGGCAAAG GGCTTGAAACCAATGGATTCCAATGGACTGGCTGATCCTTATGTCAAGCTTCATTTGCTGCCAGGAGCTAGCAAG TCAACAAAGCTGCGCACAAAGACCTTGAGGAACACCCGCAACCCTGCGTGGAATGAGACTCTCACTTATCACGGCCTGACGGATGATGACATGCAGCGCAAGACCCTCAG GTTGTCTGTCTGTGATGAGGACAAGTTTGGCCACAATGAGTTCATCGGTGAGACCCGAGTGGCGCTGAAGAAACTGAAGATGAACCAAAAGAAGAATTTTAACGTGTGTCTGGAGAGAGTTGTTCCA ACAAAGAGAACAGCGACAGCCGGTGGAGCACGAGGCATTGCTCTTTATGAAGATGAG TCTGCAAAAGATGGCGGAGAGGTAGAGGAACGTGGTCGCATTCTTATCTCCCTCATGTACAGCACCCAGCTGAACCGCCTCCTTGTGGGTGTCGTGCGCTGTGTTCATTTGGCTGCCATGGATGCTAATGGATATTCCGACCCCTATGTCAAAAT AGTTCTGAAACCTGACATGGGCAAGAAGGGCAAGTGCAAAACTCAGATCAAGAAAAGGACTTTAAACCCAGAGTTTAATGAG GAATTCAGCTTTGATATTAAACACAGTGAACTGGCTAAGAAGACTTTAGATGTCTCTGTGTGGGATTATGATATCGGGAAGTCCAATGACTACATTG GTGGTTGTCAGCTGGGCATTACCGCCAAAGGAGAAAGGCTAAAACACTGGTATGAGTGTttgaagaacaaagacaagaggaTTGAGCGCTGGCACACCTTGATGAATGAGAATCACACCGCTAGTGATTAA
- the ppp2r2aa gene encoding serine/threonine-protein phosphatase 2A 55 kDa regulatory subunit B alpha isoform: MAGVGDESDEVQWCFSQVKGAIDDDVAEADIISTVEFNHSGEMLATGDKGGRVVIFQQEPESKNQPQCRGEYNVYSTFQSHEPEFDYLKSLEIEEKINKIRWLPQKNAAHFLLSTNDKTIKLWKISERDKRPEGYNLKEDDGRYRDPNTVTTLRVPIFRPMDLMVEASPRRVFANAHTYHINSISVNSDCETYLSADDLRINLWHLEITDRSFNIVDIKPANMEELTEVITASECHPNQCNTFVYSSSKGAIRLCDMRASALCDNHAKLFEEPEDPNNRSFFSEITSSISDVNFSHSGRYIMTRDYLSIKIWDLNMETRPVETYQVHEYLRSKLCSLYENDCIFDKFECCWNGNDSVVMTGSYNNFFRLFDRGYRQDVTLEASRENSKPQSILKPRKVSSGGKRKKDEISVDSLDFNKKILHTAWHPLDNIIAVATTNNLYIFQDKLN, from the exons ATGGCAG GGGTCGGTGATGAGAGCGACGAGGTGCAATGGTGTTTTTCCCAAGTCAAAGGAGCAATAGATGACGACGTTGCAGAAG CTGATATCATATCCACTGTTGAGTTCAACCACTCAGGGGAGATGCTTGCCACTGGAGACAAAGGAGGTCGTGTAGTCATCTTTCAACAGGAGCCAGAG AGTAAGAATCAGCCTCAGTGCCGTGGAGAATACAACGTGTACAGCACCTTTCAGAGCCATGAACCTGAGTTTGACTACCTGAAGAGCCTTGAGATTGAGGAGAAGATCAACAAGATTCGATGGTTGCCCCAGAAGAATGCTGCTCACTTCCTTTTATCCACAAATG ATAAAACCATAAAGCTGTGGAAAATTAGCGAGCGAGACAAGAGACCGGAAGGTTATAATTTGAAAGAAGATGACGGTCGATACAGAGATCCAAATACAGTCACAACGCTACGG GTACCAATCTTCAGGCCCATGGACCTGATGGTGGAGGCCAGCCCTCGTAGAGTCTTTGCCAATGCTCACACTTACCACATCAATTCCATCTCAGTCAATAGTGATTGTGAAACGTACCTATCCGCAGATGATCTTCGTATCAATTTATGGCATTTGGAGATCACTGATCGCAGCTTTA ATATTGTTGACATCAAGCCAGCTAACATGGAGGAATTGACTGAGGTGATCACAGCGTCAGAGTGCCATCCTAACCAATGCAATACATTTGTGTACAGTAGCAGTAAAGGAGCCATCCGCTTGTGCGACATGAGGGCGTCAGCACTGTGTGACAACCATGCCAAAT TGTTTGAAGAGCCAGAGGATCCAAACAATCGTTCCTTCTTCTCAGAAATAACGTCATCCATCTCTGATGTGAACTTCAGCCACAGTGGACGTTACATAATGACCCGTGACTACCTGTCCATCAAAATCTGGGACCTCAATATGGAGACTCGTCCAGTGGAGACCTATCAG GTGCATGAATATCTCAGGAGCAAGCTGTGTTCACTCTATGAGAACGATTGCATCTTTGACAAATTTGAGTGCTGTTGGAATGGAAACGACAG CGTGGTCATGACAGGTTCCTACAACAACTTCTTCAGGCTGTTTGACCGAGGCTACAGGCAGGATGTGACCCTAGAGGCATCAAGGGAGAACAGCAAACCACAGTCTATTCTTAAACCCCGCAAAGTAAGCTCAGGTGGGAAGCGCAAGAAGGATGAGATCAGTGTAGACAGTTTGGACTTTAACAAGAAGATCCTCCACACTGCCTGGCATCCCCTGGACAACATTATTGCAGTGGCCACCACCAATAATCTCTATATATTCCAGGACAAACTTAACTAG